A segment of the Streptomyces sp. NBC_00597 genome:
GAACTCCTGCGCGGTCGCGGGCAGCTGCATCCAAGGGAAGTGGAGCTCGGCGCTGGCCCTCACGAGCGAGCAGAACTCGTCCTGGTCGGCGAGGGTGAGCGGGCACAGTTCGACCCGGGACGAGGTAGGGGACATGGGCCGATGCTAGGGCCTCGTGAGGCACGCCCTACACGGGGGCCGAGGGCGCGGGTTCCCGGCGGTGCTCCAGCCAGGTGCGGCTCAGGTCTTCCCAGATCGTCTGGTACCGACCGAAGATCACGTCCAGCTGGTCGAAGGTGAGCTCGTGGGTGGCCGTGGACGCCACGAGGTATTCGAGGTCATCGGCAAGTCGCTGGAACCGGTACTGGGCTTCCTCCATCAGAACCGACCGGGAGCGCCAGTTGAAGAACGGCTCGACGGCTCCGAGCAACGTCACCAGCGCCACGCACGCCAAGGCCAGACCGGCCCACGCGTCGAGGTTCTGTAGGCCCAGGATGACGGTGGACGCGGCGGACAGGAGCAGCGTCGCCACCTTGGTGACGGAGGCACCTCGACCGAATCGCTTCTTCTTGCCGCGGGCGTAGTCGTTGCCCTGCCGGATCCTGTCCAGGAGAAAGGCGGCCGCCTCCCTCGGGCTGGGACCGACACCTGGTCCACTTTCCGGCTGCACTCCGCCTCCAGATTTCTGTCGTGATGCATAGGCTCGCTCCCCGGCAGACGCCGCCCCGACATCGTGTGGTTCCCGTGCGCGAGGGGGCAGCGGCCCGGTGCGCGTGTGGCCGTCGGCGAATCCTTTACCCGGTACGACTGTTACACCCGGGTGGGTGGACGGTCTGGCGCCAGGGTCGTCGGGTGCGGGGCATCCACCTATAACAGGGCCGTCATGTTGATCAACTGATGGGTCTTCACCATGTTGCAGACAGCCCTGCGGGTCCTCGCCGCGGTCTCCCTCATCTCGGCCGCCGCCGTCACCCCGGCGACCGCCGCTCCCGCCGCGCTCGCCGACGACCTGACTGCACCCTGTGGTCCGACCGTCGAATACCGCCCCTGGGACTGGTACCGCACGACGACCAACAAGGAGATCGACCTGGACGTCGCGTCCAGCGCGGCCGACGAGCGCTGGCAGTGGCGCAGCGACGTGAACACCCTGTGGCGCGGGGACACCCGCGAAACCGTCGACGAGATCTTCCGCACCGGGTTCACGCCCCGCGGCGACCAGGTGACCCCGCTGGCCGAGTACATCGTCAAGGGTGGCGGGCAGAGCAGCGCGCACCTGAGCACCAGCTGCGAGAAGTGGGTGGCCCAGAAGTTCGCCACCTACGGGACCGAAAAGACGGGCTGGGTCTACGAGATCTACGCACCCGGCGGCATCGACGTGAACGCCACGGCGCGCTTGAACAACTACAACTCGCCGTACCTCTGGAACAAGGAGATCGACTTCCCCGGAGGCGTCAAGGGCCAGTACATCAAGGGCGCCTGCAAGTACCACCTGACCGGCACCGACCCGGACACCAAGGTCAGCACCTGGGAGGAGCTCGGCTGCAAGGACAACGCGGGCTTCGCCCCGTACAAGGTGGACGTGGCCGCGCTCGCCTCCGCTCGCTGAGCGCACACCGGGGCTGGTCCGCGGTGCTCCGGCAGTCCGGCGGCGCCGCCGGAGCACCTGGCTTCAGCGTCACCGGCCACCGAGCGCCCCGCGCCCCGCGCCGACGGCGAGGTGTCGGGCGGTGTGTCGCCGACCGGCCCGGGCCGAATGTCGGCGAGGGGTAGGGGACAAACGCTCTCGGTCGCTCAGTCGAGACAGAACTCGTTGCCCTCGACGTCCTGCATCACGATGCACGACTCGTCGTAACCATCGGCAGTCAGGAGTCGCACGCGCACCGCGCCGAGCGCGACCAGCCGTGTGCATTCGGCCTCAAGCGCGGCCAGGCGCTCCTCACCCACGAGTCCGGTGGCGACCCGCACATCAAGATGCACCCGATTCTTGACGACCTTGCCCTCGGGGACGTGCTGGAAGAACAGTCGCGGGCCCACACCCGAGGGATCCCTGCACACGAACTTCGAACCCTGCCGCTCGGCCGGCAGCGAGCGATCGAAGTCGTCCCACGTGGCGAACTCCGCCGGCGGCGGCGGTACGACGTACCCCAACACCTCGCACCAGAAACGAGCGACGCGCTCAGGTTCTGCGCAGTCGAAAGTGACTTGGAACTGCTTGATCGTCGACATCGCTCCACCCTAGATGATTGAGTCCAAGGGCTCGTAGCCATAGGCCGCCAGCGAGCGGTGACGCATGTCGCTGTCATCGCTCGCACAGCGCGTGCAAGGCGTGCCCGTCGTCCTGGCGGTCAGCGGAGAGCCCGCGATGCATGCTTCAGCAACTCGGAGAACGTCTCAGTCGAGGCCCGGCTGGGGAATAGCCTTGAGTCTCCAGTGACTGGAGACAACAGAGTGGGGGACATGGACGTGACGACCCTCTACTCGATCGGGGAGCTTTCCCGGCGGACCGGCTTGCCCGTGAGGACCATCCGGTTCTACTCCGATTCGGGGGTGGTAGCGCCGACCACCCGAAGTCCCGCCGGCTATCGGCTCTACGACCACGACGCACTGCTTCGTCTGGAACTCCTGCGCACACTGCGCGAGCTGGGCATGGACCTGGCCACGATTCAGCGGGTGCTGGACCGCGAGCTCTCGGTGGCGGAAGTCGCCGCGGCGCACGCTGACGCCACGGACGTCCAGATCCGGGTGCTGCAACTGCGTCGGAGCGTTCTGCGAGTCGTGGCCAGAAGCGGGTCCAACCCCGAGGAGACCAAGCTCATGCACAGGCTCACGCAGTTGTCCGGCGAGGAACGCCGACGGTTGATCGACGATTTCGTGGATGGCACCTTCGGCACAGTGGATGCCGACCCGGCCGCAGTGACCATGGTTCGCGCTGCCACTCCCGACCTCCCCGATGATCCGTCCAGCGAGCAGGTCTCCGCGTGGGTGGAACTCGCCGAGCTGGTCGGCGACGAGGACTTCCGGGCCCGGATGCGTCGGACGGCCAGGTGCCAGGCCGCCGGGCGCACGCTCGACATCGAGAGCGATGCCGGCGATGAACTGATGGAGTTCACCCGTCAGAAGGTGGTCGAGGCCATGGAGTCGGGCATCGACCCGCTCAGCGACAGGGGTGCACCCGTCATCGACGACCTCGTGCACCGCTTCGCCGAGGTGTTCGCGCGCACCCCTGACACGGAATTCCGGGACTGGATGGCCCAGCAGTTCAAAGAGGCGCACGATCCCCGGGTGGACCGATACTGGCGGCTGGTGTGGATCGTCAACGGCTGGCAGGTCGTACCGAACCTGATCCCGGTGTACCCCTGGCTCATCCAGGCCCTGCGAAATGATCGTGACGCGTAGTCAGCGCAGTGGGCGCCGCCCCGGATCCCTGGATGAGTCCAAGTGATCGCCTGCGGGCATGAGACGAGGGCATCCCACGTCGATATGTGACTAACGACCTGGACACCCTCGCAACGGCACTCTGTGCCCGGATAGACGACGAGTCGAAGGCTTCGCCGTGGCTGGCGCCGTGGCGGCCTGCCGTCGGACGAGCGTCACCTGAAGTTGCTGCGGCCCGCCCGCAAGGGGGAAGCCGAGCTGGCCGGGTCACACCTGTTCAAGCCGCTGCGGCAGGTCATCGAGGCACTCACAGCGGCGATCTGGCACAACGACCTGACTGGACAGCCCATCAAGCGATCACTCACTGCCTACGATCACTGACCGCAACGACACCCCTTGGACTCATTCATCTAGTCGCGCGTACCGCTCACCGGGACCCCCGGGTGTCGTCCCCGTGCGGGCCGAGGACTCGCGCGACACGATCACCGGTACGGCGTACCCGGCGGCGAGCAGACCCGCTGCCGGCAGGGCCCAGCACGGCGCGGAGAGCCGGGTGCGTAGGTGTACTGGATCATGGCAGCGTGCTTGGACATGTGGGCTCCGGTCCGCGAACCGGGCGTATCGGCGAAGTCCCGGAGGATCGCGGCGCCTGCGCGTAACGACCCGGTCTTTCTCTTCACCCACTACAGGAGTCATCCATGACCACGTCCGCCGGCCGCACGAGGGCCACCGCATCCGCCGCCGTCATCGTCAGGGACGAGCAGGGCAGGGTGCTCATCGTCAACCCCGTCTACAAGGAGCGGTGGAACCTGCCGGGCGGTCACCTTGAGGAGGGTGAGCTCCCCACCGCCGCCGCGCGCCGCGAGGTCCGTGAGGAAATCGGCCTGGACCTCGAAATCGGGGACCTGCTCGTGTCCGCCTGGGTGACCAGGGCGGAAGGGTCTCACGTCTTCTACGTCTTCGACGGCCCCCAGCTGAGCCCGGAGCAGCAGCGGGCCATCACCCTCCAGGAGTCGGAGATCGGTGAGATCCGTTTCTGCCTGCCCGAAGACATTCCTCCCAGCATGATTCCGCCCTTCGCCCTCGGCATATGGCGCAAGGCCCTCGCGGCACGTGAGGACAAGCGCGCCGCCTACCTCGAATTCGCCCTGTAGGTGCACGCTCCACGTGCTGTCGGGCCCGGGGCCTACCGGCTGTGGTCCCCGCCGACGGAAGGACGACGGCACGAGACCACGACGCGTGCGTATGTGAAACGGTGCAGGTCAGCCCGAGTTTCGTGGGCTGGGGGCGGGCGCCCTATCCTGCCCGGGCCGCGGGCCTCCGGTCCGCGGCGGGGAGGGAATCATGGAAAGCAGAAGTACCGAAGAGGTGACGTCCGTTCGGGAGTGCCCGGAGTGCGGGGCTCCGGTCCCGGTGGACGCGAGGCACGTCGACTGGTGCGCGGCATGCGACTGGAACGTGGATCCGGGCGCACCGGACCCCGAGCCGGGCCGGATCCCTGCCGCGCGGCGCAGGCTGGCACACGCGTACGGGGAGCAGCTCGCGGCCGAGATGGAGCAGGGCGGGGGCCGGAGCGAGCCGGTGGGGCGCGATGCCGCGACCCTGTCGGCGCTCGCGCTCTCCCTGGTGGTGCACGGGGTGACCGTGGTGCTCGCGGTGACGGGGATCCTTCTCGTGGTGCTGGGCTGGGACACCGGCGTACAGCCCGTGTTGGGCGCGCTGCTGCTGGGCCTCGCCGCGGTGCTGCGGCCCCGGCCGGAGCGGCTGCCGAAGGACGCGCCGGTGCTGTACCGCGCCGATGCGCCGAAGTTGTTCGAGCTGATCGACGAGGTGGGGGCCGCGGTCGGGACGGCCGGGGTGCATGCCGTGGTGGTGACCACCGAGTCCAACGCGGCGGTGACCACGTACGGCTGGCGGGCACGCCGGATGATGCTCCTGGGCCTCGGGCTGTGGGAGATACTCCCGCCCCAGGAGCGGGTGGCGCTGCTGGGGCACGAGCTGGGGCACTTCGCCCATGGGGACACCCGGCGCGGCATCGTCACGGGAGGCGCACTGCGGGCGCTGGCCACCTGGTCCTACGTGCTGGCGCCGACCCCTCCGCGCGGCCTGCTCGACCGGTTCGTGAACGCCGTGACGTTCCTGCCCCGGTGGGCGGTCTGCGGGCTGGTCGTACTCCTCGACCACCTGACGCTGCGGGCCTCGCAACGCGCCGAGTACCTGGCCGACGTCAGCGCGGCCAAGGCCGGGTCCACGGAGGCGGCCGTCGGGTTGATGGACCGCCTGCTGATCAGTCCGGCGGTCGGTCCGGAGCTGCGCCGGGAGTCGGTGGCGGCCCACGTACGGGGTGGCTCGGCCGGGCGCGAGGCCCGCGAGCAGGCGGAGCGGGGACTGTGGGAGCGGTTGGCCCTGCGCATGGCCGCCGTACCGGAGCACGAGTACGAGCGGCTGCGCCGGGTCGCGGCCCGGCGCGGGCACAGCGTGGACAGCACCCACCCGCCGACCCACCTG
Coding sequences within it:
- a CDS encoding MerR family transcriptional regulator, whose product is MDVTTLYSIGELSRRTGLPVRTIRFYSDSGVVAPTTRSPAGYRLYDHDALLRLELLRTLRELGMDLATIQRVLDRELSVAEVAAAHADATDVQIRVLQLRRSVLRVVARSGSNPEETKLMHRLTQLSGEERRRLIDDFVDGTFGTVDADPAAVTMVRAATPDLPDDPSSEQVSAWVELAELVGDEDFRARMRRTARCQAAGRTLDIESDAGDELMEFTRQKVVEAMESGIDPLSDRGAPVIDDLVHRFAEVFARTPDTEFRDWMAQQFKEAHDPRVDRYWRLVWIVNGWQVVPNLIPVYPWLIQALRNDRDA
- a CDS encoding NUDIX hydrolase — its product is MTTSAGRTRATASAAVIVRDEQGRVLIVNPVYKERWNLPGGHLEEGELPTAAARREVREEIGLDLEIGDLLVSAWVTRAEGSHVFYVFDGPQLSPEQQRAITLQESEIGEIRFCLPEDIPPSMIPPFALGIWRKALAAREDKRAAYLEFAL
- a CDS encoding M48 family metallopeptidase: MESRSTEEVTSVRECPECGAPVPVDARHVDWCAACDWNVDPGAPDPEPGRIPAARRRLAHAYGEQLAAEMEQGGGRSEPVGRDAATLSALALSLVVHGVTVVLAVTGILLVVLGWDTGVQPVLGALLLGLAAVLRPRPERLPKDAPVLYRADAPKLFELIDEVGAAVGTAGVHAVVVTTESNAAVTTYGWRARRMMLLGLGLWEILPPQERVALLGHELGHFAHGDTRRGIVTGGALRALATWSYVLAPTPPRGLLDRFVNAVTFLPRWAVCGLVVLLDHLTLRASQRAEYLADVSAAKAGSTEAAVGLMDRLLISPAVGPELRRESVAAHVRGGSAGREAREQAERGLWERLALRMAAVPEHEYERLRRVAARRGHSVDSTHPPTHLRRRCAATGGPYAAQVTYTEACAAAVAQELAPARTALAGRVIRDYAG
- a CDS encoding VOC family protein → MSTIKQFQVTFDCAEPERVARFWCEVLGYVVPPPPAEFATWDDFDRSLPAERQGSKFVCRDPSGVGPRLFFQHVPEGKVVKNRVHLDVRVATGLVGEERLAALEAECTRLVALGAVRVRLLTADGYDESCIVMQDVEGNEFCLD
- a CDS encoding SLATT domain-containing protein, with protein sequence MQPESGPGVGPSPREAAAFLLDRIRQGNDYARGKKKRFGRGASVTKVATLLLSAASTVILGLQNLDAWAGLALACVALVTLLGAVEPFFNWRSRSVLMEEAQYRFQRLADDLEYLVASTATHELTFDQLDVIFGRYQTIWEDLSRTWLEHRREPAPSAPV